A genome region from Thermodesulfatator atlanticus DSM 21156 includes the following:
- a CDS encoding SWIM zinc finger family protein produces MKVNAFLKEVPSQIIERAKDILNKDDLLSFKVKDGIVKAAVKGNYAPFYKVEVELKDQEIIDWYCSCPYNGSVCKHVVAVVLKAFNDDFLSTEAKKATKKRKRKTKAELAEEILEKLSCEELREFVREGIRYSKEWRNALLARFAFYADPGGKTLEAKYNAIFRHLVSSYKKHGFIDYYATMELEREVGKLLLTAGKLINAGKLEEACAIAKSVLSGWVKNLQNMDDSAGSTGNVVSEVLEIFKLLYSGGKKEVMDYLLKEGKKKDYRDFDIHYEIADSMAEVIDSQEAAKKLLAFVDNLKYGETIKAKILLKFFPEKYEEFVNANITDFSLADFHLEELIKREDYKEALKFVERVLSSKTPNKFHFFTKKAFILEKLGRKKEALKIYYSFFTTAPSLNFLWDMKKLASPDEWEKLKREAKNLLKGQELLTFLLKEGDFSAWLDTLKKEKERVGKFPDTFLNVVGMLEELPHEIAKEAAKTLLEVSHLMLETYNPNRRLYREFIRSIYPLKDYLGKETIKAHLEEVIQTYPTRHALKDEIQKYLSKIDR; encoded by the coding sequence ATGAAAGTAAACGCGTTTCTAAAAGAAGTGCCTTCTCAGATAATTGAAAGGGCAAAAGACATACTGAATAAAGATGACCTGCTTAGCTTTAAGGTAAAAGATGGAATTGTTAAAGCTGCAGTTAAGGGTAATTATGCCCCCTTTTATAAGGTGGAAGTGGAGCTTAAAGACCAGGAAATCATAGATTGGTATTGCAGTTGCCCTTATAATGGATCGGTTTGCAAGCATGTGGTGGCAGTGGTGTTAAAGGCTTTCAATGATGATTTCCTTTCAACAGAAGCTAAGAAGGCCACTAAGAAAAGAAAAAGAAAAACTAAAGCAGAACTTGCCGAAGAAATACTTGAAAAACTTTCCTGCGAAGAACTTAGAGAGTTTGTGAGAGAGGGAATAAGATACAGCAAGGAATGGAGAAATGCCCTGCTGGCAAGATTTGCTTTTTATGCTGATCCTGGGGGTAAAACCCTTGAGGCCAAATACAACGCCATCTTTAGGCACCTAGTAAGTAGCTACAAAAAACACGGATTTATCGACTACTATGCCACCATGGAACTTGAACGAGAAGTGGGGAAGTTACTCCTTACTGCTGGGAAGCTTATCAATGCAGGAAAGCTTGAAGAGGCCTGTGCTATAGCAAAAAGCGTGCTTTCTGGCTGGGTAAAAAATCTGCAAAACATGGACGATTCCGCTGGTTCCACTGGAAATGTAGTTAGCGAGGTGCTTGAAATTTTCAAACTTCTTTATTCCGGGGGCAAAAAAGAAGTTATGGATTACCTTTTGAAAGAAGGAAAAAAGAAAGATTATCGCGACTTTGACATACATTACGAAATAGCTGATTCTATGGCGGAAGTGATTGACAGCCAGGAAGCAGCCAAAAAGTTACTTGCTTTCGTTGATAACCTGAAATATGGCGAGACTATAAAGGCTAAAATCCTTTTAAAATTCTTCCCTGAAAAGTATGAAGAATTTGTCAACGCAAACATCACCGATTTTTCCCTAGCAGACTTTCACCTTGAAGAACTTATAAAGCGAGAGGATTATAAAGAAGCTCTTAAATTCGTTGAGAGGGTGCTTTCATCAAAAACACCCAACAAATTTCACTTTTTTACGAAAAAGGCCTTCATTCTGGAAAAACTTGGCCGAAAAAAAGAAGCCTTAAAAATTTATTACTCTTTTTTCACTACCGCGCCTTCTCTCAATTTTCTCTGGGATATGAAAAAGCTTGCCTCTCCTGACGAGTGGGAAAAACTTAAACGAGAAGCCAAAAATCTTTTAAAAGGGCAAGAATTGTTGACCTTTTTGCTTAAAGAAGGAGATTTTTCAGCATGGCTTGATACATTAAAAAAAGAAAAAGAAAGAGTTGGAAAGTTCCCTGATACATTTCTAAATGTGGTTGGTATGTTAGAGGAACTTCCTCACGAGATTGCCAAAGAAGCTGCCAAGACACTTCTTGAAGTTTCTCATCTCATGCTTGAGACATATAATCCGAACCGCAGGCTTTATCGAGAATTCATCAGATCTATCTATCCACTCAAAGATTATCTAGGGAAAGAAACCATAAAGGCCCATCTGGAAGAAGTTATCCAGACCTATCCCACCCGCCACGCCCTTAAAGACGAAATTCAAAAGTATTTATCGAAAATAGACAGATAG